From the genome of Colletotrichum destructivum chromosome 10, complete sequence, one region includes:
- a CDS encoding Putative GroES-like superfamily, alcohol dehydrogenase-like, NAD(P)-binding domain superfamily, with protein sequence MAPTSTSAWYVTGINKDTDTWDTLKLKKEVPVPALGDYDVLVQIEAVSLNFRDLVIPNGLYPFPLSFPRIPASDGAGRVVAVGPRVTQLKEGDAVATLFNQDHQANPITPLALNSGLGGALDGTLRQYAVLPEHGLVRSPRTLTSIEAATLPCAPLTAWNALYGLQSKALKPGDVVLTQGTGGVSLAAIQFAVAAGATVIATTSSAAKGERLKKLGAHHVINYKETPNWGEVAKSLSPDSLGVDHIIEVGGPGTVAQSLKAVKLEGVISVIGFLSIGDAASSAGQQPTLLDALNNLCTIRGILVGSRQQFEEMNRAIDANGIKPVVDKKIFGFEEVKEAYQYQWEQKHFGKVVIKI encoded by the exons atggCTCCCACTTCCACCAGCGCCTGGTATGTCACCGGCATCAACAAGGACACCGACACTTGGGACACCCTcaagctcaagaaggaggtgCCTGTGCCCGCGCTGGGTGATTACGACGTGCTCGTCCAGATCGAGGCCGTCTCCCTGAACTTCCGTGACCTGGTCATCCCCAAT GGCCTCTACCCCTTCCCCCTCAGCTTCCCCCGTATCCCGGCCtcggacggcgccggccgcgtggtcgccgtcggccccCGCGTCACGCAGctcaaggagggcgacgccgtcgcgacGCTCTTCAACCAGGACCACCAGGCCAACCCCATCAcgcccctcgccctcaacagcggcctcggcggcgcccttgatGGCACGCTGCGCCAGTACGCCGTCCTGCCCGAGCACGGCCTCGTCCGGTCGCCCCGGACGCTCACGtccatcgaggccgccaccCTCCCCTGCGCGCCGCTGACGGCCTGGAACGCACTCTACGGCCTGCAGTCCAAGGCCTTGaagcccggcgacgtcgtGCTGACGCAgggcaccggcggcgtcagCCTGGCGGCCATCCAGTTcgccgtggcggcgggcgcgaccgtcatcgccaccacgtcgtcggcggccaagggcgagcggctcaagaagctcggcgCGCACCACGTCATCAACTACAAGGAGACGCCCAACTGGGGCGAGGTGGCCAAGTCTCTGTCGCCGGAcagcctcggcgtcgaccacatcatcgaggtcggcgggcCCGGCACGGTTGCGCAGTCGctcaaggccgtcaagctcgagggcgtcatcTCCGTCATCGGCTTCCTGTCCATCGGCGatgccgcctcctccgccggccAGCAGCCGACGCTGCTGGACGCGCTGAACAACCTCTGCACGATCCgcggcatcctcgtcggctcgcGGCAGCAGTTTGAGGAGATGAACCGGGCcatcgacgccaacggcatcaaGCCCGTCGTGGACAAAAAGATCTTTGGCTTCGAGGAAGTCAAGGAGGCCTACCAGTACCAGTGGGAGCAGAAGCACTTTGGCAAGGTTGTCATCAAAATTTGA